The Micromonospora sp. WMMD961 genome has a segment encoding these proteins:
- a CDS encoding ThuA domain-containing protein, giving the protein MRRNTLLISVIAGLLLALGLAPPASAAPAFRALLFTKTAGYRHDSIPAGISMFQQQAAANNFEVVHSEDSSVFTAANLATFDVIIMFQTSGMVWTSAAQRQAVEGYLASGKGIVGIHNATDMGIESEYPWWDQTINGGAHMPEHSPGVLQGTAIVADKKHPSTTSLPDRWTRSEEWYNFDTNPRGNVHVLVTADERTYNPGSRAMGPDHPISWCRNAGGGRVWATAMGHAIASYSETNFQNHVLGGVKWAAGNAPGDCGGTVWGNFEKRTLDDNTVDPMAMGVAPDGRVFYVQRGGQVKIFKPSTNSTVTAGTLSVYTGGEDGLTGMALDPNFASNGYIYLYHSPASSSTDVNRVSRYTVSGDTLNTSSGVTIIDIPAYRDRTFPEPGHTGGYIKFGPDGNLYIGTGDDTPPNLDPNWQGYAPLDWRSGKSNLDAARSAGNTNDLRGKLLRIRPSASGGYTIPTGNLYPQGTAQTKPEVYAMGFRNPFRFSIDPANGWVYLADYGPDRNPPTTNRGPEGLVELNVIKQAGNYGWPFCHGDNQPYAPFNPDTGVVGSKFNCNSPVNNSPNNTGLTSLKPVVAPNIWYGYGTSPTFPELGSGGSAPMGGPIYRYDASNPSATKFPPYYDGVHFFYEWARNYIKEVHFDSSSAVTRTNPFLPNTRFNKPMDMEFGKDGSLYLLEWGTNFGGGNSDSGLYRIDYIQGGRSPIAKATGTPTSGSAPLTVQFSSAGTADPDPGNTLSYQWTFGDGTTSTAANPSKVYTANGNYTAQLKVTDNTGKTGFANVQITVGNSAPVVTITTPPNGGMLTFGDRVPYQITVTDPDGGTVDCSKVFLNPALGHDDHAHETTEYPGCSGTISTDLLGGHPDGANLFYVLNARYTDSGGAGGAAPLTGTAQTILQPKHKQSEYFSGQSGIRVVDQAAAESTKRIGDISSNDWISFSPMSLSGISTVSYRLSSPSGGGSIELRADSPTGTLLATTTVPSTGGWDNYQSTTPVSVAALGGTHTLYMVFKNSNNSFDLDSHTFGGNGVGTPTNGGGGLAGKTYTLTAQHSGKLMDVSGVSTADGAQITQWAATGGNNQKWQAVDAGSGAVYLKAVHSGKCVEVIGSSTAAGAFLQQATCNNGNQQKFTATATGTSGVYTVRNVLSGLCVDVNGAATADGARLLQWTCHSAANQQWRFTAL; this is encoded by the coding sequence ATGCGTCGCAACACATTGCTCATCTCAGTGATCGCCGGCCTGTTGCTGGCGCTCGGACTCGCTCCACCCGCCTCGGCGGCCCCGGCCTTCCGCGCACTGTTGTTCACCAAGACCGCCGGCTACCGGCACGACTCGATCCCCGCCGGGATCAGCATGTTCCAGCAGCAGGCCGCCGCGAACAACTTCGAGGTGGTGCACTCCGAGGATTCCAGCGTCTTCACCGCCGCCAACCTGGCGACCTTCGACGTCATCATCATGTTCCAGACCTCCGGCATGGTCTGGACCTCGGCGGCCCAGCGCCAGGCCGTGGAGGGTTACCTCGCCAGCGGCAAGGGCATCGTCGGCATCCACAACGCCACCGACATGGGCATCGAGTCCGAGTACCCGTGGTGGGACCAGACCATCAACGGCGGCGCCCACATGCCCGAACACTCCCCCGGCGTGCTGCAGGGCACCGCCATCGTCGCCGACAAGAAGCACCCGTCGACGACCAGCCTGCCGGACCGGTGGACCCGAAGTGAGGAGTGGTACAACTTCGACACCAACCCGCGCGGCAACGTGCACGTACTGGTGACCGCCGACGAGCGCACCTACAACCCCGGATCCCGGGCGATGGGCCCGGATCATCCGATCTCCTGGTGCCGCAACGCCGGCGGCGGGCGGGTGTGGGCCACCGCGATGGGCCACGCCATCGCCTCCTACAGCGAGACGAACTTCCAGAACCACGTCCTCGGTGGTGTCAAGTGGGCGGCCGGCAACGCGCCCGGGGACTGCGGCGGCACCGTCTGGGGCAACTTCGAGAAGCGCACCCTGGACGACAACACCGTCGACCCGATGGCGATGGGTGTGGCACCGGACGGGCGGGTCTTCTACGTCCAGCGCGGCGGCCAGGTGAAGATCTTCAAGCCCTCCACCAACAGCACGGTCACCGCCGGCACGCTCAGCGTCTACACCGGCGGCGAGGACGGCCTCACCGGCATGGCGCTGGACCCCAACTTCGCCAGCAACGGGTACATCTACCTGTACCACTCGCCGGCCAGCAGCAGCACCGACGTCAACCGGGTCTCCCGCTACACGGTCAGCGGTGACACGCTGAACACGTCCAGCGGTGTGACGATCATCGACATCCCGGCGTACCGGGACCGCACCTTCCCCGAACCCGGCCACACCGGCGGGTACATCAAGTTCGGTCCGGACGGCAACCTCTACATCGGCACCGGCGACGACACGCCGCCGAACCTCGACCCCAACTGGCAGGGTTACGCCCCGCTGGACTGGCGCTCGGGCAAGTCCAACCTGGACGCCGCCCGCAGCGCCGGCAACACCAACGACCTGCGCGGCAAGCTGCTGCGCATCCGGCCCTCGGCCAGCGGCGGCTACACCATCCCGACCGGCAACCTCTACCCCCAGGGCACCGCGCAGACCAAGCCCGAGGTCTACGCGATGGGCTTCCGCAACCCGTTCCGCTTCTCGATCGACCCGGCCAACGGCTGGGTCTACCTCGCCGACTACGGGCCGGACCGGAACCCGCCCACCACCAACCGGGGCCCCGAGGGCCTGGTCGAGCTCAACGTGATCAAGCAGGCCGGTAACTACGGCTGGCCGTTCTGCCACGGCGACAACCAGCCGTACGCGCCGTTCAACCCGGACACCGGCGTCGTCGGCTCGAAGTTCAACTGCAACTCGCCGGTCAACAACTCACCCAACAACACCGGCCTGACCAGCCTGAAGCCGGTCGTCGCACCCAACATCTGGTACGGCTACGGCACCTCGCCGACGTTCCCGGAGCTGGGCTCCGGTGGCTCCGCTCCGATGGGTGGGCCGATCTACCGGTACGACGCGTCGAACCCGTCCGCGACGAAGTTCCCGCCCTACTACGACGGCGTGCACTTCTTCTACGAGTGGGCGCGGAACTACATCAAGGAGGTGCACTTCGACTCCTCCTCGGCGGTGACCCGCACCAACCCGTTCCTGCCCAACACGCGGTTCAACAAGCCGATGGACATGGAGTTCGGCAAGGACGGCTCGCTCTACCTGCTGGAGTGGGGCACCAACTTCGGTGGCGGCAACAGCGACTCCGGGCTCTACCGGATCGACTACATCCAGGGCGGCCGGTCGCCGATCGCCAAGGCCACCGGCACGCCGACCAGTGGTAGCGCGCCGCTCACCGTCCAGTTCAGCAGCGCCGGCACGGCCGACCCGGACCCGGGCAACACGCTGAGCTACCAGTGGACGTTCGGTGACGGCACCACCTCCACCGCGGCCAACCCGTCGAAGGTGTACACCGCCAACGGCAACTACACGGCGCAGCTGAAGGTCACCGACAACACCGGTAAGACCGGCTTCGCCAACGTCCAGATCACCGTCGGCAACAGCGCGCCGGTGGTCACCATCACCACCCCGCCCAACGGGGGCATGCTCACCTTCGGTGACCGGGTGCCGTACCAGATCACCGTGACCGATCCGGACGGCGGCACCGTCGACTGCTCGAAGGTGTTCCTCAACCCGGCGCTCGGTCACGACGACCACGCCCACGAGACCACCGAGTACCCGGGCTGCTCGGGCACCATCTCCACCGACCTGCTCGGTGGGCACCCCGACGGCGCCAACCTGTTCTACGTACTGAACGCCCGCTACACCGACAGCGGAGGTGCGGGGGGCGCGGCTCCGCTCACCGGCACCGCGCAGACGATCCTGCAGCCGAAGCACAAGCAGTCCGAGTACTTCAGCGGCCAGTCCGGCATCCGGGTCGTCGACCAGGCCGCCGCGGAGAGCACCAAGCGCATCGGTGACATCTCCAGCAACGACTGGATCTCGTTCAGCCCGATGAGCCTGTCCGGCATCTCGACGGTCAGCTACCGGTTGTCGTCGCCGTCGGGTGGCGGCTCGATCGAGCTGCGGGCCGACTCGCCGACCGGCACCCTGCTGGCCACCACCACGGTGCCCAGCACGGGTGGCTGGGACAACTACCAGTCCACGACACCGGTGAGCGTCGCCGCCCTCGGCGGGACGCACACGCTCTACATGGTGTTCAAGAACAGCAACAACTCGTTCGATCTGGACTCGCACACGTTCGGCGGCAACGGCGTCGGCACACCCACCAACGGTGGCGGCGGTCTGGCTGGCAAGACCTACACGCTCACGGCGCAGCACAGCGGCAAGCTGATGGACGTCAGCGGGGTCTCCACCGCCGACGGCGCCCAGATCACCCAGTGGGCTGCCACCGGCGGCAACAACCAGAAGTGGCAGGCCGTCGACGCCGGTAGCGGTGCGGTCTACCTCAAGGCGGTGCACAGCGGCAAGTGCGTCGAGGTGATCGGCAGCTCGACCGCGGCGGGTGCCTTCCTCCAGCAGGCCACCTGCAACAACGGCAACCAGCAGAAGTTCACCGCGACCGCGACCGGAACCTCCGGCGTGTACACGGTGCGCAACGTGCTGAGCGGCCTCTGCGTGGACGTCAACGGTGCCGCCACCGCGGACGGTGCCCGTCTGTTGCAGTGGACCTGCCACAGCGCCGCCAACCAACAGTGGCGCTTCACCGCGCTGTGA
- a CDS encoding substrate-binding domain-containing protein: MRRSLAALAAVTLLSLTACATDEPAAGPSGSASAAGSGTGEQSKFFVQADYDAELALLDAAPTGPADKPWEQVLNPKMVDTAKFKKNGPHKICFSNAALNNPWRQVGFKTMQAEVEAQKSRIAEFVHVDAEGKDQKQIADINDLLGKDCDALIVSPNTTATLTPAVEAACQAGLPVVVFDRGVNTKCPVTFINPIGGYGFGHVGAEFVSQKMKPGGEVLALRILPGVDVLETRWSAAKVSFDKAKVDVVGVEFTDGDPAKTKKIVDDYIQRYGTIDGVWMDAGAVAVAAVEAFQDAGKPVPPMNGEDQLDFLKIWKDKNLTAIAPTYPTYQWRTPIIAALRILDGEQVSNPWKLPQPTVTQDNLDTYLDASMPPLHYAMCGCTDLPGYPQRWK, from the coding sequence GTGCGACGTTCCCTAGCGGCGCTGGCCGCTGTCACCCTGCTGTCCCTCACCGCCTGCGCCACCGACGAGCCCGCCGCCGGCCCGTCCGGCAGCGCCTCCGCCGCCGGCTCTGGCACCGGGGAGCAGTCGAAGTTCTTCGTGCAGGCCGACTACGACGCCGAGCTCGCGTTGCTCGACGCGGCACCGACGGGCCCGGCCGACAAGCCGTGGGAGCAGGTGCTCAACCCGAAGATGGTGGACACCGCCAAGTTCAAGAAGAACGGCCCGCACAAGATCTGCTTCTCCAACGCGGCCCTGAACAACCCGTGGCGGCAGGTCGGGTTCAAGACCATGCAGGCCGAGGTCGAGGCGCAGAAGAGCCGCATCGCGGAGTTCGTGCACGTCGACGCCGAAGGCAAGGACCAGAAGCAGATCGCGGACATCAACGACCTGCTCGGCAAGGACTGCGACGCGCTCATCGTCTCGCCGAACACCACCGCCACGCTCACCCCGGCCGTCGAGGCGGCCTGCCAGGCCGGGCTGCCGGTCGTCGTCTTCGACCGCGGTGTCAACACGAAGTGCCCGGTGACGTTCATCAACCCGATCGGCGGTTACGGGTTCGGCCACGTCGGCGCCGAGTTCGTCAGTCAGAAGATGAAGCCCGGTGGCGAGGTTCTGGCCCTGCGGATCCTGCCCGGCGTCGACGTCCTGGAGACCCGCTGGTCGGCGGCGAAGGTTTCGTTCGACAAGGCGAAGGTAGACGTCGTGGGTGTCGAGTTCACCGACGGCGACCCGGCCAAGACCAAGAAGATCGTCGACGACTACATCCAGCGGTACGGCACGATCGACGGGGTCTGGATGGACGCCGGCGCGGTGGCCGTCGCGGCGGTCGAGGCGTTCCAGGACGCGGGGAAGCCCGTCCCGCCGATGAACGGCGAGGACCAACTCGACTTCCTGAAGATCTGGAAGGACAAGAACCTCACCGCGATCGCGCCGACCTACCCGACCTACCAGTGGCGTACGCCGATCATCGCGGCGCTGCGGATCCTCGACGGCGAGCAGGTGTCCAACCCGTGGAAGCTGCCGCAGCCGACCGTCACGCAGGACAACCTGGACACGTACCTCGACGCGAGCATGCCGCCCCTGCACTACGCGATGTGCGGCTGCACCGACCTGCCCGGCTACCCGCAGCGCTGGAAGTAG
- a CDS encoding ABC transporter permease codes for MQTLQTRSLPLRLPRVRPGGVLPILAILAVLLVLVGIRQPDFLSPPSLMSFLGRSAPIILLAAGQYFVIVAGEFDLSVGSLVTAQVVIAARLIDSDPARTWPVVLLLLAFGALVGLVNGLVTTRLRVPSFITTLGMFLILVGAVYLWSDGAPKGGLSEEFRRFGRRAFEDVPLLGRVPYALLVLLVLAVVAVLLMRSDFGRTLVAVGDNPRTAELSGVRVWRTRTIAFVLSGLAAAVAAILLGGYSGVSFQAGAGLEFGAITAVVLGGVALGGGRGAVVGAMLGALTLELLFALMNFYGVSGALRSAVQGGIILLAVAVSATRSSSR; via the coding sequence ATGCAGACCCTCCAGACCCGTTCGCTGCCGCTGCGGCTGCCCCGGGTGCGTCCCGGTGGCGTGCTGCCGATCCTCGCGATCCTCGCGGTGCTGTTGGTGCTCGTCGGCATCCGACAGCCCGACTTCCTGTCCCCGCCGTCGCTGATGTCGTTCCTCGGCCGTTCCGCGCCGATCATCCTGCTCGCCGCCGGCCAGTACTTCGTCATCGTCGCCGGTGAGTTCGACCTCTCCGTCGGCTCCCTGGTCACCGCGCAGGTCGTCATCGCCGCCCGGCTGATCGACAGCGACCCGGCTCGCACCTGGCCGGTGGTGCTGCTCCTGCTCGCCTTCGGAGCACTCGTCGGGTTGGTCAACGGCCTCGTCACGACCCGGCTGCGGGTGCCGTCGTTCATCACCACGCTCGGCATGTTCCTGATCCTGGTCGGAGCGGTCTACCTCTGGTCCGACGGTGCCCCGAAGGGCGGCCTCTCCGAGGAGTTCCGCCGGTTCGGCCGCCGCGCCTTCGAGGACGTGCCGCTGCTCGGCCGCGTGCCGTACGCGCTGCTGGTCCTGCTGGTCCTGGCGGTGGTGGCCGTGCTGCTGATGCGTTCCGACTTCGGGCGGACCCTGGTCGCCGTCGGCGACAACCCGCGCACCGCGGAGCTGAGCGGCGTACGCGTCTGGCGTACCCGGACGATCGCCTTCGTGCTCAGCGGCCTCGCGGCGGCGGTCGCGGCGATCCTCCTGGGCGGCTACAGCGGGGTGTCGTTCCAGGCCGGGGCCGGCCTGGAGTTCGGTGCCATCACCGCCGTCGTCCTCGGCGGGGTCGCGTTGGGCGGTGGGCGCGGCGCGGTCGTCGGCGCGATGCTCGGCGCGCTCACCCTCGAACTGCTGTTCGCCCTGATGAATTTCTACGGCGTCTCCGGCGCCCTCAGGTCGGCCGTCCAGGGCGGGATCATCCTGCTCGCCGTGGCGGTCTCCGCAACGCGTTCTTCGTCGAGATAA
- a CDS encoding sugar ABC transporter ATP-binding protein, translating to MSDPRPVPLLTLRGIGKSFLGVRVLDGVDLDVAPGEVHAVVGENGAGKSTLMKIVSGGYTPDEGTLEFAGESRTFRGPRDAQRAGVGIIHQEFNLLPERTVAENVYLGHEPVRRGLVDRRAMLDRTTRLLASIGETTLPADARVGQLGVAQQQVVEIAKALALDARLLIMDEPTAALADHEVELLYGLVRRLQERGIGLLYVSHRLAEVFDLSSRITVLKDGRRVTTVDTVDTTADQLVRHMVGRELSSYYPDRAASEERGPVRLNLRDAGNRKLRDVNLQLRAGEVLGIGGLQGSGRSALARAIFGVSPFTTGDVTLDDRPVRLRSPRTAMRAGIAYVTEDRKGEGIVPRQSVLDNALLASRAVFAIRSGHAARTVRARELLAAVEVRSAGDDQEIRFLSGGNQQKVVLARWLALNPRILLFDEPTRGIDVGAKSAIHDLVRRLARDGAAVLMISSDLPELLGMSDRIVVMRDGRVAGELPAGASEEDVVALAVGTTRQAAA from the coding sequence ATGTCAGACCCGCGGCCGGTGCCGTTACTCACCCTCCGGGGCATCGGCAAGTCCTTCCTCGGCGTACGCGTGCTCGACGGCGTCGACCTCGACGTGGCCCCCGGTGAGGTGCACGCCGTCGTCGGCGAGAACGGTGCCGGGAAGTCGACCCTGATGAAGATCGTCTCGGGCGGCTACACCCCGGACGAGGGCACCCTCGAGTTCGCCGGCGAGTCGCGCACGTTCCGTGGCCCGCGCGACGCGCAGCGCGCCGGCGTCGGCATCATCCACCAGGAGTTCAACCTTCTCCCGGAGCGCACCGTCGCCGAGAACGTCTACCTGGGCCACGAGCCGGTCCGCCGCGGTCTGGTCGACCGTCGGGCGATGCTCGACCGCACCACCCGACTACTCGCCTCGATCGGGGAGACCACGTTGCCGGCCGACGCCCGGGTGGGGCAGCTCGGCGTCGCCCAGCAGCAGGTCGTCGAGATCGCCAAGGCGCTCGCCCTGGACGCCCGACTCCTCATCATGGACGAGCCGACCGCCGCGCTGGCCGACCACGAGGTGGAGCTGCTCTACGGGTTGGTGCGGCGACTGCAGGAACGAGGCATCGGCCTGCTCTACGTCTCGCACCGGCTCGCCGAGGTCTTCGACCTGTCCAGTCGGATCACCGTCCTCAAGGACGGCCGGCGGGTGACCACCGTAGACACCGTGGACACCACCGCGGACCAGTTGGTGCGGCACATGGTCGGGCGGGAACTGTCCAGCTACTACCCGGACCGGGCCGCCTCCGAGGAGCGCGGCCCGGTGCGGCTCAACCTTCGCGATGCGGGAAACCGGAAGCTGCGTGACGTCAACCTGCAACTGCGCGCCGGTGAGGTGCTCGGCATCGGCGGCCTCCAGGGCTCCGGCCGTTCGGCGCTGGCCCGGGCGATCTTCGGGGTGTCCCCGTTCACCACCGGTGACGTGACGCTCGACGACCGGCCGGTCCGGCTGCGCTCACCGCGTACCGCGATGCGGGCCGGCATCGCCTACGTCACCGAGGACCGCAAGGGTGAGGGGATCGTCCCCCGGCAGTCGGTGCTCGACAACGCGCTGCTCGCCAGCCGCGCCGTGTTCGCGATTCGATCCGGGCATGCCGCCCGTACCGTCCGGGCGCGCGAGCTGCTCGCCGCCGTGGAGGTTCGCTCCGCCGGCGACGACCAGGAGATCCGCTTCCTGTCCGGAGGAAACCAGCAGAAGGTCGTGCTGGCCCGGTGGCTGGCGCTCAACCCGCGGATCCTGCTCTTCGACGAGCCGACCCGGGGCATCGACGTGGGTGCGAAGTCAGCCATCCACGACCTCGTCCGCCGCCTCGCCCGGGACGGTGCCGCCGTACTGATGATCTCGTCCGACCTGCCGGAGCTGCTGGGGATGAGCGACCGGATCGTGGTCATGCGCGACGGCCGTGTCGCGGGCGAACTGCCCGCCGGCGCGAGCGAGGAGGACGTCGTCGCCCTGGCGGTCGGGACCACGCGGCAGGCTGCCGCATGA
- a CDS encoding ABC transporter permease: MSALSLLPARRSVPGVFVALTLTLAIGWLVVLVDGGQLFNQSTTVSLLHVAAGLGLVAVGQTLVILGGSLDLSVAYVISLSTLVAAETMNGSDGALVPAIGLALVVSAGIGLLNGLLVTKFRVNAFIATLGVGLLLKGYLDNGYDGPAGTTSPTLVQSLGYQRIGPVPVSFLLLIAVTAAAWFALSRTRFGHHLVAVGGDPEVARLSGVRNDRILVTAHVLCSMCAGLAGIYLASRLGSGAPRVGTEGLYDLESIAAVVIGGTALAGGRGGVIGTVGGVLLLASIDAIFNQLEVDAFFKQVIRGVIIIAAVAVYARRAMRKAA, from the coding sequence ATGAGTGCCCTGTCGCTCCTGCCGGCCCGGCGTTCCGTACCGGGCGTCTTCGTGGCCCTGACCCTCACCCTGGCGATCGGCTGGCTGGTCGTCCTCGTCGACGGCGGTCAGCTCTTCAACCAGTCCACGACGGTGAGTCTGCTGCACGTCGCCGCCGGGCTCGGGCTCGTCGCCGTCGGTCAGACCCTGGTCATCCTGGGCGGTTCGCTCGACCTGTCGGTGGCGTACGTGATCAGTCTCAGCACCCTCGTCGCGGCCGAGACGATGAACGGCAGCGACGGCGCGCTGGTGCCGGCCATCGGGCTCGCGCTTGTCGTGAGCGCGGGCATCGGGCTGCTCAACGGGCTGCTCGTCACCAAGTTCCGGGTCAACGCGTTCATCGCGACGCTCGGCGTCGGGCTGCTGCTCAAGGGATACCTCGACAACGGCTACGACGGCCCGGCCGGCACCACCTCGCCCACGCTCGTGCAGTCCCTCGGCTACCAGCGCATCGGTCCGGTTCCGGTGTCGTTCCTGCTGCTCATCGCGGTGACCGCGGCGGCCTGGTTCGCGCTCTCGCGGACCCGCTTCGGGCACCACCTGGTCGCCGTCGGCGGCGACCCGGAGGTGGCCCGGCTCTCCGGCGTCCGCAACGACCGGATCCTGGTCACCGCACACGTGCTCTGCTCGATGTGCGCGGGGCTGGCCGGCATCTACCTCGCCAGTCGGCTCGGCTCCGGCGCCCCCCGGGTGGGCACCGAGGGCCTCTACGACCTGGAGTCGATCGCCGCGGTGGTGATCGGCGGGACCGCCCTCGCCGGTGGCCGCGGCGGCGTGATCGGCACCGTCGGCGGGGTGCTGCTGCTCGCCAGCATCGACGCCATCTTCAACCAGCTCGAAGTCGACGCCTTCTTCAAGCAGGTGATCCGGGGCGTCATCATCATCGCCGCGGTCGCCGTCTACGCCCGCCGGGCCATGCGAAAGGCGGCCTAG
- a CDS encoding sugar phosphate isomerase/epimerase family protein: MYAIGVNPWVWASPVDDKALAELIPRIASFGFDAVELPIEQPGDWDPVRTRDLLAEHGLVAAGVCAVTPPGRDLVDAPAAVVESTVAYLKECVANAAAVGAGCVGGPVYASVGRTWRMSPTARAACYADFRRALAPVAEQAGEYGVSIGVEALNRYETSVVNTIEQTVELIDGLPPSVGIMIDTYHMNIEEADPYAALAAAGRHIKHVQVSGTNRGAPGADHFDWPRFFTVLRDTGYQGAICIESFTAENETIATAAAIWRPLAPSQDRLATDGLRYLREILG, from the coding sequence ATGTACGCCATCGGCGTCAACCCGTGGGTCTGGGCCTCGCCGGTCGACGACAAGGCCCTGGCCGAGCTGATCCCGCGGATCGCGTCGTTCGGCTTCGACGCGGTCGAGTTGCCGATCGAACAGCCCGGTGACTGGGACCCGGTCCGCACCCGGGACCTGCTGGCGGAGCACGGTCTCGTCGCCGCCGGCGTCTGCGCGGTCACCCCGCCCGGGCGGGACCTGGTGGACGCCCCGGCGGCGGTCGTCGAGTCGACGGTGGCGTACCTCAAGGAGTGCGTGGCGAACGCGGCGGCCGTCGGCGCGGGATGCGTCGGCGGTCCCGTGTACGCCTCGGTGGGTCGCACCTGGCGGATGTCGCCGACGGCTCGCGCCGCCTGTTACGCGGATTTCCGGCGGGCCCTGGCGCCGGTCGCCGAGCAGGCGGGCGAGTACGGGGTGAGCATCGGTGTCGAGGCGTTGAACCGCTACGAGACGAGCGTCGTCAACACGATCGAGCAGACGGTCGAGCTGATCGACGGTCTACCACCGAGTGTCGGCATCATGATCGACACCTACCACATGAACATCGAGGAGGCCGACCCCTACGCGGCCCTCGCCGCTGCCGGCCGGCACATCAAGCATGTCCAGGTCAGCGGCACCAACCGGGGCGCCCCCGGGGCCGACCACTTCGACTGGCCCCGGTTCTTCACCGTGCTGCGGGACACCGGCTACCAGGGCGCGATCTGCATCGAGTCGTTCACCGCGGAGAACGAGACCATCGCCACCGCCGCGGCGATCTGGCGTCCGCTGGCACCGTCGCAGGACCGCCTCGCCACGGACGGCCTGCGATACCTCCGGGAGATCCTCGGATAA
- a CDS encoding aldo/keto reductase: MRARALPLRPEVRLTELGFGAAQGGNLYRTTTDEEFASAVDTAWEAGVRYYDTAPHYGLGLSERRLGAALRERPRDEYVVSTKVGRILVPSPQDAHLRDSDGFDVPASHRRVWDFSRDGVLRSIEASLVRTGLDRVDVVYLHDPDDHWEQAAHEAVPALVELRDQGVVGAIGAGMNQSAMLARFVRETDVDVLMCAGRYTLLEQGAADDLLPAAESRGVGVVIAGVYNSGLLARERPPADAVYNYRQAPAEVIERARRIAAVCETYGVTLPQAALAFVRRHPTVVSTVVGVRDGAQVTETVRRSETAVPDELWGALVTAGLLAASPGQDDASGRG; the protein is encoded by the coding sequence AACCTGTACCGGACGACGACGGACGAGGAGTTCGCGTCGGCGGTCGACACGGCCTGGGAGGCGGGCGTCCGGTACTACGACACCGCGCCGCACTACGGGCTGGGGTTGTCCGAGCGCCGGCTCGGCGCCGCGTTGCGAGAGCGGCCACGTGACGAGTACGTGGTGTCGACGAAGGTCGGCCGAATCCTGGTGCCGTCGCCGCAGGACGCGCACCTGCGCGACTCCGACGGGTTCGACGTGCCGGCCAGCCACCGGCGGGTCTGGGACTTCAGCCGCGACGGTGTCCTCCGCTCGATCGAGGCCAGCCTGGTCCGTACCGGGCTGGACCGGGTGGACGTGGTCTACCTGCACGACCCGGACGACCACTGGGAGCAGGCGGCGCACGAGGCCGTACCCGCCCTGGTCGAGCTGCGTGACCAGGGCGTCGTGGGCGCGATCGGCGCGGGCATGAACCAGTCGGCGATGCTGGCGCGGTTCGTGCGGGAGACCGACGTCGACGTGCTGATGTGCGCCGGGCGGTACACCCTGCTGGAGCAGGGCGCGGCGGACGACCTGTTGCCGGCCGCCGAGAGCCGGGGGGTGGGCGTCGTCATCGCGGGCGTCTACAACTCGGGGCTGCTGGCACGGGAGCGGCCACCGGCCGACGCCGTCTACAACTACCGGCAGGCGCCGGCGGAGGTGATCGAGCGGGCGCGGCGGATCGCGGCGGTCTGCGAGACGTACGGGGTGACCCTGCCGCAGGCGGCGCTCGCCTTCGTACGCAGGCATCCGACAGTGGTGTCGACGGTCGTCGGGGTGCGCGACGGCGCGCAGGTGACCGAGACGGTGCGACGGTCCGAGACCGCCGTGCCCGACGAACTCTGGGGCGCGTTGGTGACGGCGGGGCTGCTCGCCGCGTCGCCAGGCCAGGACGACGCCTCCGGACGCGGCTGA